The nucleotide sequence TACGTTTTAAGTGTAACCTTTCTGGAATCATTTCGATTCGTGTTAACCTTTGATTAATtcttcataaattattttactttgCAGACGTACGAAGCGCCAGTGCCGGCGTCCCCAATCCAAGCACCGGCCGCCATCTCGGCAGCCTCAACTGCAACGACAACAACGTCAGCAACAGCAGCTGCCACAGCAACGGCCGCCGCAGTCCCGTCCGGGGCGTCCGGCACGACAACCGCCGCCCCGACGGTCGTTTGTGCAGCAGCAACGAGCGAGGGGAAATCAGGTGCCATGCAACCGGTGCACGCTGCGAAATCAGAGCACGAGGTACTCGCTGAGGCCGCGCCAAACCCCGTCAGTCCTGCCGGGGTCGGCACGGACCCTACGGACGGCTACAGCATTGTCGTCAACATCCCGGTCTCTAACTCCACCTCCTCCTCCTTCTCCTCGTCGTCGTCTTCGTCGAAACACAAAAAGTCCAAAAAAAGCTCCAAGAAGGTCAAAGAATTCGACCCGGACAAGCACTGCGGAGTCTTTGAGGGGAATAAAGGACCGTGCTTAAGATCTATCACGTGCTCTAATCATAtggtaattaaattatttttacagtTGCTTATCTGCCAGTACGTCGGGAACTTGTGTCCCTTTGTTTACGACATTTTTTACTATGGTTAGTCCCTGGgggaaaaatgtttcaaattcaTGAAAATCAATAATTGACTTGAACATCTGCAATATATAATAACgtgaaaattgttgttataaatgtttttttttgtgactTTCCGTTTCTGTACACGTTAAAAGTGATGTAGTCAACAGGGTGAACGATAcgtttaattcattttattatcttCGCGTGGaaagtttttaattcaacaattTACTCCggagaattaaaataatattgttctTTCCAATCATTTCTTTTGATAAAGTTGTAATTTAGTGTAAATTAGGTATATACGCGATCGAACATTTAACATTGAAGCCAGGAACGGATTCTATCCCATCTTAATATTACTACTTTCTAacattgtattattttaaacttttagaCTATAACTGCTTCTCTTATTTTGTCAAATTTACGGTTGCAgtatctttttcttcttccatCATAAACCATTTCTCTATGAGATtaacgttaaaaaaattaatttgctgTCACTATCGATTATAAAGAAACCTTATTATAACTCTCCCATTTCCtcaatcaaaaaaatcattttcatttcGTTATTTCTTAAGTTTCATTCtagatagaatttttttaacaattcattTGTAgtgtgtttaattaatttgaagtgaTGGTGACAGTAAATTGATGAATTCgatgtaaaataatgaaattattcacccgagtatttaaaaaataaattaattttcccGATTAAAGTGTAAGTCGTCGTTGTTCTGAAAAGTAACTCGTATCCAAGCGTATacctaaaagttttttgtgtCATGAACAAGTGTAATCGCAAAGGTGTATTAAAGAATATCAAAACATAACTTTGCTGTATCAATTTTACGTttcgttatatttttattttcgaccgttaaaaattattccaaatAACCGCTTCTTTTTGACTTGctcttttttataatttctttttattaaaccaCAGTGCTATCGTAAAATTAAGTTTAGAAAGATATTAAAGGTAAACCAACGCTCGtcgatttacaaagtaccatTAACGGACGAATTTTCTTTGTAGATACATTTGAGAAAAGCGGTGCCGGGACGTAGCAAAGACCTTCATCAGCTTATTGCCGACCATAAGGCATCTAAAGATAAAGAAACTGTTAAGCAGCCCGTATCCGGTATTCCAAAAGCAACGTCGCTCACCACTTCTTCATTGgtatgtataatttttttaaaatttttcttcataaatttatattaattaacaatCCTCAtcccgtttttttttcttttttaaatcattgtgattgtttatttattaacagcATCCCGTACAGGCTGTTCCGACGTCAATACCAACGGCTACGGCGGTTTTAACCACTGCAACAACGGCCACAACTAAGTCCTCCGACGTACATGTCATAACGCAACCACTCCATATATCCGTACCCAGTACCGGCGTCAGTATAGTTTCATCTCAGGGAAATAACGAAACTTGTACTTCTGTCGTTTATATGCCTATGAGTCCTGTCGCTGTTGTCTCACCCGTTCAGGtactaacaataaaattttaagtaattttatctaatttctACGTGTAACTTActtatgcgaagttagccctcGATTAGTTGGGATTTTACATGgatagtattttaattataaaaagagaACCTCTCAACAGATTTTGATTCGACGATtgatatttttgtgttattttcgtgtaccttcgcactattttggcgttttagcggaattcaaaagagatttcgaatcgggcagttccactttcgtattggtgAAGGATGAAGCTTTCGAATGTGGTATCGTTCATCGAATTCCGCTGAGAAAATATATGTAATATCTAATTGGGAGCTACCTTCGCATAGGTGactaaattaatgaaaaagaattttttttctattttttctgattttttaaaattttttacttgatttgttttttttttttacaaatagcTGGGTGGACCTATACTTCGTGTAGCATCCACGCAACCAGTTTTAAGTCCTCCATTAGCGACCCAACCGATTGTCGTGACAATACCAGTACAAACGAGCGGAGCACCTCAATATCCAGCACATCCCAAACCGCTGGTGATGTCGTCTTCATCGACAAGGAAAATTGGAGGTACGTTTGTACTGCAAAACCAGCGGATCGATCGACAACGTAGTGAAATTCAAGTAGCTTCAAACGCCCGTCGAGCAATTTCTAATTCGTGCACGATCGTCAATACCCACCATAAGCCTAACATATTGAAGAATTCCGTTAGAAGCGGAGGAATAAAAACTGGCGGAGGAGTTAAACGACAGGCGTCTGATAAATTGGTTAACGACAATAACAAACATATTAGGTTAAGCGATGTGAACGGGTTTATTTTGCACGCCGACGTTAGCGAAGGTGCTGAGGCACCGCAAACGGCCCAAACAAATAATTCGATACACGAGAAAGTcgcttttattaatatgaaaTGAGGTTCCATGTGATTTCCTACGGTTCGCgtatatttcatttaaaagtaataatgCGGAAAggtaataagaaataataataagagggactttttttgtaatcgtAGATTAGGGTTATTTTGTCGATACGTCCTGACGACTGTTTATTTGAAAGactgtttatttaaaaaaaaaatgtaaacgtTGTGTAACgatctttttttttacgtatacatatatacatatatatttttccaCAGATGGTGTTCAATAATTGATGTGTCTGCTTGCACGTTCAGTGGCAGAATGAACTTGActgttgtttttttatttgaaatttattaaatggtACGATTATTTATTACGCAATATATATACATGTATATGTTAGTGTATATAGCCTAATTAATAAGAGTATATTTACTAAGAAGAAGGCAGTCGTATTTCTGCAACTGAACgatatttattactatttttttgtttatagtAATAAGAGaacagtaaaaaataaaaatgattaatcgTGTTCCATTATAAGTGCTTGCTACGTTTCGGGTTGATAATGTCttatcgttattttaaaaactaagtAACAAGTATCTTGTATGTCAGATATTAACTGAGGGATGTGGTATTAATGGCtacattatttctttttatcacttttttttttcgtttaatctCACTTTTTTTATGTCCAACATTCGAATTCCGAATCTTTAGTTAAATCGTCGTCGCATATCTTTAGTACAGAGCCGCATCGGATATTAATTTGCTTGTTTTGTGTATAGCTAAGTAGTTTCGTCCATGGCTCAGTAAAAAAGACTTCCCCCTTAAATAGATTTCGagtatttattgtatttattttgttaactattactattattatttattgaatgcggtaaattttttgtttatcgtCTTATGGTGTGATTAAAAAAGAGAAATACTATGTAATGtgtcaacaaatttttaatgaacaaaaattaattactgataagtttttttttctcatagACGCTGACAGTTACCAATTGAATTTACATTTCTTCTCCTTCAAAATCTttaaacatataaaaatattgcgTATAGTATATTGTCCGCGGCGTCTAAGGGTCTGTGAGCAGTATTAATTGGATATATTAATTTGCGTTTATGCCAacacaaagaagaagaaaaaattagcacttaatgtaaagaaaaatattagagAATTTAGGTGTAATTGTGGACAAAAACATTAGAGATTTAGGATTGTCTATCGTTTTTTCGTTTCTCCTTGGCATAAACATTTGTATAACAcgttgtaacaaattgttacTTTTGAAAATCCATCGCCATCGACCGGATTGTTATAACTATCGTCCCTATTATACTTCCTCATTGTTTGTGCACTTTATCTCGCCCCTCTTCCTCCTCCCTCATCCTCATATTCCGTTCATGAACCCAACCCGGTCGTTGGCGCGGGATTCCTTGTGCAGATTGTAATACTGTGATCTTCACAAGCAATGCTCTAATGGCTGTGAATATTGCCAATTCCAGGCTGGCAACCTTACTGCCCACGTAAATTATCACAATTACAAATCGTGTAAATGATACTTTacgacaaaaaatgtttattttctcGTTTACAATAAACCTGTACATAATAtgatcgaaatttttattattgttatttcattataatattcAAAACTTTTCCTCGTCCTTTTTCACTCTCGCAGATATCTACCGACTACTGTTCGAGATCTGACAAAATgttatagaagaaaagttGCTCCACACTTAATATTCTATTATCTGCCATACTCAAAAAGGCAGGGACCTTCAATTGTGGTAGATGCAGCGAAtacattcaaaattttattacggATTGTAAAACTACACAAAAATCTAATTACAATGATTATTACAATGAATCTATTACAATTATTTGTAGTATGCATCGAACAAtaagaacaaaagttgatGATGTTGAAGTCGGAAcatactacaaaaaaacttaaaacaaaagtttaagcaaattttattcgtaATAATATTGGTctttttcacttttgctctcagatgcataaatatcgagaaagatTTTATAGAGTAGTTTTTCATGCTGTTAAAAGTAACGTCCGGAATTCGAAGTATACTACAAATAGTAATATTgttgtaacaaaatttttttatagttatAATCTCTAATAAAATTGGACACGTTTGTGTTTTAGATTATGGCAGGTGTATATATTCTCATtcctttcttttaatttaaattaagtgaaaaaattaaaagtctTAAAATTCAAGTGAAAGTAGATGACAGCGCCATCTTTCAATAGatggaaaataaaatgaaagttTCAAGAAGCAGACAAAATGATATCTACGTATCAAAAATAGAGAACGCAATTCCgggaaaattttgaatttatcgaTCGGTGGTTCAAAATACGACGTATTTTAGTATTTGCCTTCAAGCTGCGGAAAGTTCtgttatattattatgttatttaacataattaaaatagaaattgaagtcacaaacaatttaaaatcataGTTTTAATTCGATTTATGCGTAAAAACCGAATGGAAAATTCGCGCTTTTACGGGTACTTTTTATGTTtgtgtgttaaattgaaaGATTACCAACTTTAAGTCTTAAAGAAATATTAGAattgttttaagtttttgaagTTAATACCAGTATAGTGTGCTATAAAATCGGGTTGTGAGAAAAGAACAAAAGGAATAGTCTGTTTACCCATATATTTAGTCGAAAATCGTTTGTGTATATGCGTAATTTTAGGAAACAGATGTCCGGATATCTCCCTATCGAAAGGTGCAATAGCAAGCGATAGTGGTGAGGAGTGTGGAACGAAGAGATAAGGTGCAAATGTTGTTGGTTCATAGCGGCACGACGCGACGCCGCGGAGACAGACGTCGAAGGGCGAGTGGCGAACAGTGGCGGACGACGTACGACGACGAGCAACGTCGAGTACCGTTAGGAGTTTGTTGGAAGGGAGTCGGAACAATATGAGGGTGTAGGGAGCAACCCTAGCAGCTGCGCGTTACTGGCGTACGCATCACGAGGGCGCATACGAAGGCCCACCTGGTTATGCGCGCTCCCCATTCAACTCGGTATCGACCGGTCGTTCGCGTTTCGTTTTCCGCCTAAGTACAAAATCGAAATCCCTCGGATCGGCGGAAAAAGGGAACATAGGGCCGAGGCCAATCGGGATAACATAAAATTGTCGATCTGCGACGTCGTCGTCGACGATGTGCGGGCGCGAAAGTCGACGGCGTCCGTGTTTTTCGTGTGCGCGTTCAACGATAGAAGAAGCGTCGCGACGGCGGACGCCGCCGCTGTCATAAACAAAGTGCGCTCATGGCGTCCGACCGGTCGTCCATTTTTGCGCGCAATCGGCCGACGATTATCGTCAATTCGACATGCTAGTGCGTGAGGTGGTTCGATTTTCGTCGCGATGATGGAT is from Onthophagus taurus isolate NC chromosome 8, IU_Otau_3.0, whole genome shotgun sequence and encodes:
- the LOC111414202 gene encoding ataxin-7-like protein 1 — translated: MSGLTYPSLKPFYNRPWGEWFEEVDKCKITSDDKCEDKTVNSSVSLLPRKDILLYGTCPKNDVRVLCRCERCNKLLMPVAYVKHMNEKHGPDQHPQSLPVVQPGTSLLKKKYSHSKNKKKINPPPVPPPPLFQTYEAPVPASPIQAPAAISAASTATTTTSATAAATATAAAVPSGASGTTTAAPTVVCAAATSEGKSGAMQPVHAAKSEHEVLAEAAPNPVSPAGVGTDPTDGYSIVVNIPVSNSTSSSFSSSSSSSKHKKSKKSSKKVKEFDPDKHCGVFEGNKGPCLRSITCSNHMIHLRKAVPGRSKDLHQLIADHKASKDKETVKQPVSGIPKATSLTTSSLHPVQAVPTSIPTATAVLTTATTATTKSSDVHVITQPLHISVPSTGVSIVSSQGNNETCTSVVYMPMSPVAVVSPVQLGGPILRVASTQPVLSPPLATQPIVVTIPVQTSGAPQYPAHPKPLVMSSSSTRKIGGTFVLQNQRIDRQRSEIQVASNARRAISNSCTIVNTHHKPNILKNSVRSGGIKTGGGVKRQASDKLVNDNNKHIRLSDVNGFILHADVSEGAEAPQTAQTNNSIHEKVAFINMK